One genomic region from Sphingobacterium multivorum encodes:
- a CDS encoding bifunctional GNAT family N-acetyltransferase/carbon-nitrogen hydrolase family protein, translating into MDIQVRNLTKKDYVDLKRSMEQAYDGAGETWSKENIQDLIDIFPEGQLCVEIDGHVVACALSIILNSKKNNIYDSYYEIIDDGKFTKHSDDGDTLYGIEVFVHPAHRALRLGRRLYDARKELCEQMNLKCIVAGGRIPNYHNYADKMSPRVYIEKVKRKEIYDPTLTFQLSNDFHVKKILKHYLPEDAESMEFATLLEWNNIYYESETRSISTTKQTIRLGLVQWQMRLFDNLEAFYDQIEFFVDTVSDYGTDFIMFPEFFNTPLMSPYNDLPERLAMERLAQHTSEIIDRIQQFAVSYNVNIIAGSMPLMENKKLYNVSYLCHRNGKLDEFKKIHITPNEFKYYGMVGGSEVKVFDTDCGKVGLLICYDVEFPELSRILADQGMQILFVPFMTDTQNGYIRVRTCAQARAIENECYVAIAGSVGNLPRVNNMDIQYSQSAVFTPSDFAFPNNAIKAEATPNAEMVLIADVDLYALRDLHEYGTVKVKKDRRKDLYEVKLLK; encoded by the coding sequence ATGGATATTCAAGTGCGGAACTTGACAAAGAAGGATTATGTTGATTTGAAACGATCGATGGAACAGGCTTATGATGGTGCAGGTGAGACCTGGTCAAAGGAAAATATTCAGGATTTGATTGATATATTTCCCGAAGGGCAATTATGTGTGGAGATTGATGGACATGTCGTTGCCTGTGCCTTGTCCATTATCCTGAATTCAAAAAAGAATAATATTTACGATAGCTATTATGAGATTATCGATGACGGTAAGTTTACCAAGCATAGTGATGATGGAGACACCCTTTACGGGATAGAAGTGTTTGTTCATCCGGCACATCGGGCGTTACGTCTCGGCCGGCGTCTCTATGATGCGCGTAAGGAGCTGTGTGAACAGATGAACCTCAAATGTATTGTTGCCGGGGGCCGTATTCCCAATTACCATAACTATGCGGATAAAATGAGTCCGCGGGTTTACATCGAGAAAGTCAAACGCAAGGAGATCTATGATCCGACGCTGACCTTTCAGCTTTCAAATGATTTTCATGTCAAAAAAATACTCAAGCATTATCTGCCTGAAGATGCTGAATCGATGGAGTTTGCTACCCTGTTGGAATGGAATAATATTTATTATGAGTCAGAGACACGGTCCATTTCGACCACCAAGCAGACGATCCGTTTGGGGCTGGTGCAATGGCAGATGCGCTTGTTTGATAATCTGGAGGCATTTTATGATCAGATCGAGTTTTTTGTGGATACCGTGAGTGATTATGGAACAGATTTTATCATGTTTCCAGAATTTTTCAATACGCCGCTCATGAGCCCTTATAACGATCTTCCCGAGCGCCTGGCGATGGAAAGGCTTGCGCAGCATACCTCCGAGATTATCGATCGCATTCAACAGTTTGCTGTATCCTACAACGTTAATATCATTGCGGGTTCCATGCCATTGATGGAAAACAAAAAACTCTACAATGTTTCCTACCTCTGTCATCGCAACGGTAAGCTGGATGAGTTTAAAAAAATTCATATCACGCCAAATGAATTTAAATACTATGGTATGGTGGGTGGTAGTGAAGTGAAAGTATTTGACACCGATTGTGGTAAAGTAGGGCTGTTGATCTGTTACGATGTCGAGTTTCCTGAACTGAGCCGTATTTTGGCCGATCAGGGCATGCAGATTCTATTTGTGCCCTTTATGACGGATACCCAAAACGGGTACATCCGGGTGCGTACCTGCGCGCAGGCCAGGGCGATAGAAAATGAATGTTATGTGGCTATTGCTGGCTCTGTGGGTAATTTGCCGCGTGTGAATAATATGGATATACAATATTCGCAGTCTGCCGTTTTTACTCCTTCAGACTTTGCTTTTCCCAATAATGCCATCAAAGCCGAGGCGACACCGAATGCCGAAATGGTGCTTATTGCCGACGTTGACCTGTATGCGCTGCGCGACCTACATGAGTATGGTACTGTTAAAGTGAAGAAGGATAGGCGGAAGGATCTGTACGAAGTGAAACTTTTGAAGTAA
- a CDS encoding DUF3467 domain-containing protein — MENNQNQNELSIELTEEVAEGTYSNLAIITHSNTEFVVDFIRVMPGVPKAKVKSRIVLTPEHAKRLLGALVDNVNRFEALNGPIKMDLGVAEQPQQGGDPTVAFPFGTPQGQA; from the coding sequence ATGGAAAATAACCAAAATCAAAACGAATTGAGCATCGAGTTGACAGAAGAAGTAGCAGAAGGAACCTACTCAAATCTTGCGATTATCACTCACTCTAATACTGAATTTGTGGTTGACTTTATCCGTGTGATGCCAGGAGTGCCAAAAGCAAAAGTGAAATCAAGAATCGTTTTGACTCCAGAGCATGCAAAACGCTTGTTAGGTGCATTGGTTGATAACGTGAACCGTTTCGAAGCATTAAATGGCCCAATTAAAATGGACTTAGGTGTTGCTGAACAACCTCAACAAGGTGGTGATCCTACAGTTGCATTCCCTTTTGGAACGCCACAAGGTCAAGCATAG